The genome window CGAGTTTTTAGAGGTGCCTTTAAATAAGTCAGCATGACAATCTAGTCACTGCTTGTTAATGATTTACCAAACAACTATGGTATGTAAACAGACACAGTAACCTTCGCCGCCTTAGCCTTAGGTCATCTCATATCATAGCTAATTTAGGTGACTGCCATTCTGGCAGAGCACACCCAATCAGCACTCTTTGCCACACCTACATTCGAAATTGTAATTTCAGTCTATCCGGCTGTCAACCTTGGATTTAAAAATTTGTGTTCTGTAAACAGACATGGTACCCCGGGGCCTATCTCTATCCGTTGGATGATGGGTTGCCCTGGGGAGGCCACGTATTTTTACATACCATGCCAAGGGAAAAAGCACCGATGACAACTACCAGAGGGGATGATACAATACCTTGATATGCGCCATGATCGACTGAGCCTTCTCGTGGTACTCCTTTTTGGAGTGCTCCTTATAGGGGCAAGCCTTTTGAATATCTATTTTATCAGTACCAGCCGGGAAGAACTTACCAAAACGATTTTGTTAAACCCTTCTTCGGTAAAAAAGTACGATCACCTTATCATTGGGATCCTTCCCCAACCGAGCGATCCGTTTATCGCAAACCTGTATAAGGGGATCCAGAGCACCGCAGAAAAATATCACCAGGCGCTCCAGTTTTTCACCTACGACATGGGTTCCACCGTATCTACCGTGCCCCTAAGCCCTGAGGCCTATCGCTATTTTGAGATTGCCCTCAGGGTAAAGCCCGAGGGGATCATAATGTTTTTCCCCGCCGGAATGAACATTGGAGATTTTATTAACCAGGCCAGAGCAAAGGATATTCCCTTTGTTGGCGTGGCCATGGATGTGCCCCCTCTCCCAGAAGCCCGATTCATAACCAGCGATTCGGCCTCCCATGGAAAAGCCGCCACAATCCAGGCGCTCCAGACTCTGGGAACTCACGCCCGCCTCGGTATTATCCTCCCCTCCCGTTCCAGCGAGATTATCCAGGAGGACCCCTTCTTGCGGGGCGCCCTGGAGGCCATTCAAGAAACGGGCTATGGCCGTATCATCGCCACCGAACGAGAAGAAGAAAACATTCTGGCAGGAGAAGGAGCGGCCTCCCGCCTTTTGCAGGATCACCCGGAAATTAACGCGATCCTCTGTACCAGCGCTCGCAGCACCATCGGGGCCGCCCAGGTCCTTATCGATCGGGGGCTGGTGGGCAAAATCCTTATCATCGGCGCCGATGAAAACGAAGAAATAACCCGGCTCCTGGAAAAAGGAGTTGTGGCGGTAACCCTGGTTCGAGATGCCTTCCGGATGGGCACCCTTGCCATAGAAACCCTTACCTCTATAAAAAAGGGCACGTATCAAGGGGAAATCCTCCGGGTTACCACTAACATAAAGCGGCACGGGAACTAGCGCTATGAAGCACCATTTTCGCAACCGAATCGTTTCCAACTCTATAGTGATTATTTTTGTGCTTGGACTGGTAACCCTTTATACCACGTTTTCCACCATGGAATTGGTAAAGAGCGTGCAAATCCTTTTTAGCAAAAATGTGCTCCTTAAAACGATAGATGAGGACCTTAAAAAAACCCAACAACATCTCACTGAGTACTTACAGGCCAAGAATTCCGAGTCTCTGAAGGAATACATTAAAACCAGTTCCCGTCTTTTAGAATTCCAGAACCAATTAAACCGGGACATCCGGGAGGATCGCCTCCTCTTACTGGAACGGGACCTCCTTTTACTTATAGAAAACTATCTCACCTACAGTGAACAGGCGGTTCAAGCAAAACGGGGCCGGGACGTTACCACCTACGTAGCCGCCTACGAAGAGGCAAAGCGAAGCGAAAACAGCATCACCTTTATTCTTGAAAAATTGAATGGCCTGTATCTTGAACGGGCCCTGCAATCATTTTCGAAATACGAACAAAACATGGGGCTCATTGTTTCCCTCAACCTCCTGCTCATTTTCATTTCCTTTATTTTGAGCACCACCTTTACGCTCCGATATTCGCATATCATCACCGAACCGCTGGAAAAACTTTCCGGCGCGGTGGAAGCCATCAGCCGGGGAGCATACGATATAGAAATAGATACCTATACGGGGGATGATGAGATTGGCACCCTCAATCAGGCCTTTCGCAATATGCAACGAAGTATTTTAGAGGCCTTTGCAGAATTACGGAACAAGGCAGAATTGGAACGCCAGCTCTTTGAACAACAGATGCAGGTTCTGGACTATCAACATAAATTGAAAGATGCGGAACTGCTGGCCCTTCAATCTCAGATAAACCCCCATTTCTTGTACAATACCCTTTCGGCAGGGTGGCAACTTGCCCTTTCTCAAGAGGATGAAATTACCGCGGAGTTCCTGGAAAAACTGGCCGACTTTATTCGATATGCTTTAAAGCCCACAAACCGTATGGTTCTGGTTTCAGAAGAAGTAGATTGCGCCCAAAAATACATCTGGCTTTTAAAACTTCGATTTAAAGACCGCTACCTTTTTGACATACAGGTTGATGAAGCAGCCCTGGCCCGAGAAAGCCCCGCCATGATTTTACAACCCCTTATTGAAAATGCCATTGCTCACGGGCTCCATGATGTAGAACAGGGAGGGACCGTTTTCATTCGGGTATGGACAGAACAACACCTGTTACAATACGAAGTACGTGATACGGGGAAAGGAATGGACCAGACAACCATCGAAAAAGCCCTGGCGGCCGCACAAGCGGAGGGAGTGCTTTCCTATGACCATATTGGGCTGCATAATGTCATTCGGCGGCTCCATCTATACACCGGAGGTAAAGAGAACATCACCATAGAAAGCGCCCCCGAAAAGGGCACCCGTATCGTAATCTCTATTCCCCAGGAGACACTGCCATGAGACGGGTTCTTATTGTAGATGACGAAAGTCCTATTATTAGTGCGCTGGAACTTCTCATAAAACGCTACTTTTCTCAGGAATACCTGGTGGTAGGGGATGCCCACAATGGACGGGAGGCCATAGAGAAGGCCCGGGAACTGAATCCCGATATTATTCTTATCGATGTTCAGATGCCCGGCATCAATGGTCTTGAGGCGATTCGCAGTATTTCCCAAAGCGGTGGAACCAAAGCCTTTGTGCTGATTACCGCCTATGAACGTTTTGATATTGCCCGAGAGGCCCTCCGGCTCGGCGTATGCGATTACGTACTGAAACCTATTTCCCGGGAACGCCTTGAAATAGCCCTTCGGTCAGCAAGCTTATTCCTTGAGCGGCTCAGTTTAATAGAAGAAAAGGAGCTTGCCTTTCTGGAACGGGAACAACAGTTTGCCGAGTATGTGCGAGAAGCCTTCTTTAATCATCTTCTGGAAGGACATTTGAGTCCTCAGGACCTTAAGGCCTTTCTTTCTGTATTCCACCTATCGTGTACTCATGGGGCAGTGGGAATTCTGTACTTTCTTCCTGCTATTTCTCATAGCACAGGAGAACTGTACATCCAGGCTTCCCATACTATTCAGTATAAAACAACCGCTATCCTGGGCCCCCTGGTCCATCAGCGATACGCTCCTTTTTTCATTCCCCTTCCGAATAGCAACGAAACACCCCTACAGTCATTGGTAGAACCTATCAAAAAAGAATTGGCAGGTCCCCTTGCCACCGGGGAAATTCAGATGCTTATCGGCTCTCCGGGTCCTCTTGCCGAGGTGGATCGCCTGTGGCAAAGGGTGTGGAACGAATTTTTACAAAGTCCTCAAGGACCCTCTTCCTCCGATGAGTATACGGGCGAAAGCAAACCAGATGAATTGTGGCCCTGGGTATTGGACCACGAATACTATGAAGCTATCAGCCACCACTACTGGACGGTTGCCCAAAAACAGTTTGAGGAAATTATCATCAATCTTCAAAAATATCACACTATGAGTCCCCTGGGATTGTATCGATTGGTAAGTCTCTTAACCTATGGGATTACCGAGGCTATTCAAGAAGGGACCATTCCGCGGGAACGGGGGCACGCCCTCCTTTCTTTAGAAGGTCTTTTTTCTCTCTATCAGAAGGGGCTCTTTCAGGAACTAGGCACCTGGTGTCATACCCAATTCCAAAAACTTCTTCAAGAAGTTCATGTACGTCGGGAATATTCACCGACGGTTCGGAAAATCCTTCAATACTTAGAAGAGCACTATCAGGAACCGATCAGCCTTGAATCGGTAGCTGACCTCATGGATCTTTCACCCGTCACCGTATCCCGCATGCTCTCCGAAGAAGTAGGTCAGGGCTTTGCCCGAACCTTAATAGAAATTCGCCTTAAACGGGCGAAGGAACTCTTGCAAGAAGGGGACCTTTCAATAAAAGAAATCAGTCAGGCCTGTGGATATCAGGACCCCAATTATTTTGCTCGACTCTTTAAGAATTACACCGGTATGACTCCCCGAGAGTACGGGGAAACAAAAAGGGAGGAAGCACATGGGACCTAAAAAGGTGCGGGGATTTTTGTTTTTTTGTTGTATAGTCACTTGCGGGGTCGGTCTTTTAACAACGTGCCAGCGCTCCGACGCTTCTAGAGAGAACCGAAAGCCCCGGATTGGTCTTGCCCTGGATTCCCTCGTGGTAGAACGATGGCGCCGCGACATGGATAGTTTTGTCCGGGCAGCCCAGGATTTAAACGCCGAAGTACTCCTGCGGGTAGCAAACCAGGACGCAAGCACCCAAATCCAACAGGTAAAAGAGCTCGCCCAATCGGGCATCGACGTACTGGTACTCATTCCGAACGATGCGGAAAAACTGTCGGAGGTAGTAAAGCAGGTAAAACGAAAAAGAATTCCGGTCATTAGCTATGATCGACTCGTGCACAATGCCAACGTAGATCTCTACATCTCTTTTGATAACGAACGGGTTGGCTCCCTTATGGCAGAAAGCGCCGTGGCGGTAGCGCCACGGGGGAACTACGTTATTATCAATGGAGCTGTCACGGATAACAATTCGTACATGATTAACCGGGGCTTTCATAGCGTCCTTGACCCTCGCATTGCTACAGGAGAAATCCGTCTTGTGGCAGAGATCTGGCCCAACGATTGGATTAGCGATGAGGTAAAACCCCGCTTTGAACAGCTTTTAGCCGAATTAAAAGATACTCCCCTCGATGTGGTCCTCTGTGGGAATGACATGCTCGCCGAAACAGTTATTTCTCTTTTATCCGAGAACCGCCGCATCCCCTATACAAAGGTTTTTGGGCAGGATGCGGAACTATCGGCCTGTCAGCGGATCGCCGAGGGAAGTCAATATGGAACCATCTACAAGCCTATTGAACCCCTGGCCCTGCGGGCCGCGGCCTTTGCGGTGATGCTTGCTAAAAAAGAGCCCATTACCACGGAACTAAAAATCTCTGATGGTACCTATCAGGTCCCCTATTTTAGACTGGAACCTATCATGGTTACCCGAGAACGCCTGGCGGAAACGGTGATCAAAGACGGTTTCCATCGCTACGAAGAGGTTTTTCGTAACGTGCTAAAGGTGAAGTAGACAGGATAGACCTCCATAACACCTTTCCTTGATAAAAAGGGAACCAGGGGAAGCTTCTCAATAAAAAAGCCCATGAGGGCGAATTCAAAAGACGTTTATACTGCCCTTCATGGCCACCCATCTGGATTTTTTTAACCATCCTTTTGTATCGATTTGTGCTATTTTATAGAAAAAGAACAATGATTAAATCTTTCCTTTTTTAAGCTACATCTTTCCTGATTACAAAATAAAAAACCTATTGGAAAATCCTATTCTGGTAAGGGTTCCGTACTCTTGCCCCATGGTTTTTTGCCATGGGAAAAAGTTCTTATTAGGAGGAAGCAATGAAACTCGTCCGTGGATTGTTCATTGCACTACTTTCTGTAGCGGTTATCGGCGGTGTATTTGCCAGTGGACAGGGCGAAGCCGGTAAAACCCAGGTAGGGATTGTTCTTCCCACCAAGGATGAGCCCCGCTGGATCCAGGATCAGACCCGCTTTATGGACGCCCTTAAGGCCGCTGGATTTAGTGCAAAGGTTCTCTTTAGCCAGGGAGATTCGGCAAAAGAAAAGGCCAACGTGGAAGCCCTTATCAGCGAAGGGATTAAAGTACTCATCATTTGCCCCCATGACGGAACCGCTGCTGCTGCCGCCGCCGAAGCGGCTGCTAAGGCTGGGGTAAAGGTTATCTCCTACGACCGACTTATCCGCGATACCACCGCGGTGGATTACTACGTCACCTTTGATAGTTTCCAGGTTGGCGCCGCCTGGGGTAAGTACCTGAATCAGCAGGTTCCTGCCGGTTCCAAGGGGAACAACCTCTATATTTATACTGGTGCGGCCTCTGATAACAACGCCTTCATCTTCTTTGAAGGAGCCTGGAGCGAACTGCAGCCCAAGATCGCCGATGGAACCTACATCGTCCGCAATTCCGATAAAGCGGTAGCTCTGAAGGACAAGGCAAAGCTCACCCGGGACGAAATGGCCCAGATCATTGGACAGACCACAACCAACTGGAACTTTAACGATGCGAAAAGCAAGGCCGAAGCTAACCTTACCGCCGTCGGTCCTGAAGCGAAGGGAACCGTATATATCTGCGCGCCCAACGACGGAACCGCCCGGGCCATAGCCGATGCCTTTGCAGCTGATAAGGCCGTTACCAAGTACTACATCACCGGTCAGGATGCGGAAATCGCTTCTATCCAGTACATCATCGATGGGAAGCAATCCATGACGGTGCTTAAGGATGTTCGCACCCTTGTAAAAGATGCTATTAACGCGGCAGTAGCTTACATGAAGGGCCAGACTCCTCCCGTTACTGCGTACTACAACAACGGCAAGAAGGATGTCCCTGCAAAGCCGACCGCAATCATTACGGTAACCAAGGAAAACGTAAAGAAAGAAATTGTGGATTCCGGGTACTGGCCGGCTGACAAGTTCACAGGGCTTAAATAATTCTATAAGCGGTAGGCACCGGTCTTAAAAAAGGCGAGCGGAGGAGAACAATACTCCCCGCTCAGCCTTTTCATAGGGCTCCCAAAATATGGGAGCCGCTGAGACTGGCAGAACACAATCTTTCATCGAAAAAAGTGAGGGAAGGGACCTGGTAAGGCCCCTTCTTGTGTTTTACATTTTATATAAAGCAGGTAGAAGCCCATGAGCGGATACATACTGGAAATGAAAAATATCGTGAAAACCTTCCCTGGGGTCCGGGCGTTAAGTGATGTCACGTTCTCGGTCAAACAAGGAGAAATTCATTGTTTGGTCGGAGAAAATGGGGCAGGAAAATCGACGCTGATGAAAATTCTAAGTGGCGTATATCCCCACTCAGAATTTCAGGGCCAGATCTTTTTTGAAGGAAGGGAAGTAAAATTCAATCACATTCACGATAGTGAAGAAGCGGGAATCGGTATCATTTATCAGGAGCTCGCCCTGGTGCCCGAAATGATGGTGTACGAGAACGTCATGCTGGGCCATGAAAAAACCCGGGGGCTGACCATCGATATGTACGAAATGATCCGCGAAACAGAGGAACTCCTGAAACGGGTACATCTTAAAGTATCCCCTACGACTAAAATAAAGGACCTCGGCATTGGCAAACAACAACTTGTGGAAATTGCAAAAGCCCTGAGCCGCAACGTGAAACTCCTGATCCTTGACGAACCCACCGCAGCTCTTAACGAAGATGACTGCGAAAACCTCCTGAACATAATCCGGGAACTCAAGAGTCAGGGGGTGACCTGTATCATGATTTCCCACAAATTAAAAGAAGTACTCAGCATAGCCGATACCATTACGGTTTTACGGGATGGACGAACCATCTGCACCCTGGACCGACACAAGGATACCGTAAACGAACAGGTGCTTATTAAACACATGGTCGGTCGTTCCATTGAAAACATCTATCCACCCCGAGAACGATCCTACACCGACGAAAAGGTTCTGGAGGTTCGGCACTGGAACGCCTTTGATCCCAAATTAGGACGTCCCGTTTTAAGGGATGTAAATTTTTATGTTCGAAAGGGAGAAGTGGTGGGTCTGGCAGGCCTGGTGGGATCTGGACGGACCGAATTAGCCCGAAGTCTCTTTGGAAATCCTGATGGCTACATTATTGAAGGAGAACTCATTTTTAAAGGGAAAAAAGAACGGTTTACCCACCCTCAACAGGCTATAAAAGCAGGCCTTGCATACGCAAGCGAAGACCGTAAGAAGAATGGGCTCGTCCTTATTCAACCGATTCGCTCTAACATCACCATGGCAAACTTGGACGGAGTTGCATCTCGCCAGGGGGTGGTTATTGACGAAAAAGAAATCCAGGTGGCCAACGAGTACGTAAAAAACCTCACGATTAAAACTCCCAGTATTCAACAGCTTGTCTTGAATCTTTCGGGAGGGAATCAGCAAAAAGTCTCCGTGGCAAAATGGCTCTTTGTAAATCCCAGTTTACTTATTCTTGATGAACCTACGCGAGGGATCGATGTGGGAGCCAAGTACGAAATCTACACCATCATCAATAAATTAGTTAGCCAGGGTATGAGCATTTTGATGATATCCAGCGAGTTACCCGAGGTACTCGGCATGAGCGATCGGGTTTACGTCGTAGCAAATGGGCACATAACAGGGGAACTTTCTCGGGAAGAGGCTACCCAGGAAAAAGTCATGGAACTGGCAACCCAGTACTAGGAGGAACAGGATGGCATATAAAGAATTACGACTCATGATTAAAAACAATATCCGAAACTATTCAATGTACATTGCATTCGTAGTCATTGCGGTAATATTTAATATTTTAAGTCGAGGGAACTTTCTTTCTTCCAGGAATATTGCAAATTTACTCAATCAGACAGGATACATCGCGGTTCTTGCTGTAGGGATGACGTTGATTATCGTAATCCGTCATATCGATCTTTCGGTAGGATTCCTTGCGGGATTTCTGGGAGCCGTAGCAGCGGTCCTCCTTACCCAGGCCCATTTCCCTGTATGGCTTACCATTATTCTCGTGCTCATTCTGGGAGCTGGCGCAGGACTCCTTACGGGGACACCAGTGGCTATCCTTGGTATTCCTGCTTTCGTGTCCTCCCTCGCAGGTTGGCTTATCTACCGGGGTGCCCTCATGCTCACCACCGCCGCAACGGGAACTATCATTATCCCCAATGAATCCTTTAATGCACTGGGAACTGGCTACATTCCAGAGCTATTTCCTTCGGAAACGTTCTTGCCAGGGATTCATAAAACGACCCTTCTTATCGGATTTATTGTCGCTATCTTTGCGGTATATTCGATGATAGCCAACCGACGACGAAAAAAGGCATACAATTTCGAAGTTATTCCCCCTTCCGCATTTGTCTTCCAGATTATTTTTGTATTGGCCATTCTGGCTTATATCACCTGGATTCTCAGCGGTTACAACGGTCTTTCCTGGACCTTTGTCATAATGATGCTGGTGGTCTTTGTCTATGACTTCATGACCCGCAAAACCATATTAGGGCGTCATATCTTTGCGGTTGGAGGCAATCCAGAGGCGGCAGAGCTGTCAGGGATTAATGTAAAACGGATTACCCTTTTTGTGTTTGCCTCCATGGGATTTCTAGCAGCCCTCTCGGGGATTCTTTTTACGGCCCGGCTCAAATCGGCTACCCCCCAGGCGGGAACCCTCTTTGAAATGGACGCCATTTCAGCCTGTTACATCGGAGGGGTTTCTGCAGCCGGAGGGGTTGGTTCTATTACGGGGTCCCTGGTAGGAGCCCTGGTGTACATGTCCCTCATGAATGGAATGAACCTCCTGGGTACCGACATTTCCCTTCAATATATTATCCGAGGTATTGTCCTCGTAGGAGCCGTCATATTCGATGTGGTATCCCGCAAGCGGAGATCCTAGGTACGAGATTTTATTTAAGAAGGGCATACTAGAAGGGGTTACCCATATTAGGAATACCAGCAATTGGTGAGAAAAAATGAAAGCACAAGGGCCCCGGGAGGGGCCCTTGTCATAAAAACGAGCACAAAAATAAGAGCAGCCCTTACAAAGTGCCTCACGGGCCTTTTGCAGCATCCAGGGACACTACCGGTGCCCCTGTTTTTTGATCCCTCTCTTTTTTCATCATGGCCGGGGAAGCATCCAGGCGGTTCCCCGAAGTATAGGCGGCCATCGATGCCGGAGTGCCTCTGACTAACACGAGGCCACAGGAAGCACAACCGTAGCGCCCCAAAAGACCGGGCCCCAGAGAAAAGGCATCGGAGATCACCCGGATGGGTAAAGAAGAGGAGGAAAAAGAGCGGAGGGGGAAACCTTTCTTCCCGCCTCCCTGCAAATCCCGAGAAGAGTGGGGGCTCTCTTTCAACGTATTAGGGACGTTGCTTGCTTCGTTAAGGGCTATCTGACTGGCGAGGTCCACAGGCCCTGCGAAGATAAAGCTCATGGTGGCCCGTTCCTTTGGGATATGGGCCTTCCTGGACAGATCCTTGAGAGCGGTAGGAACTTCCGCGGTATCAAAGGCAAAGTGACACCACTTCTGGCGAGGGGGCCCGGGCATAGGGCAATCTTCCCTATGGAGACATGGTGCAAGGATAGACCGCCCCCTCTGAATAAAGTTTTCCCGCAACAAACTACAGAAATGGCCTGACCGGGGAATGCCCGGCTCCACCACAAGGATACTCCCATTTCTGGCACAAAGCCCATGGAGCCGCCGACTTTCTCTCTGCGCCAATACCGGGGCATCCTCGGCTTTTTTCCAGAACAATTCGTTGTACACATTTATCGCACAGACTAACGCCGGGGTAGGCCCCTTCAGTGGCACATCCAATCCACCTTTTATCGTATGAATGTGCCAGGGAAGGACCGCCACATCAGAGGTGCCATCCTGGGGCCCTAAGGTGGCGTGGACCAATGCGGTAAAAACTT of Treponema sp. J25 contains these proteins:
- a CDS encoding substrate-binding domain-containing protein; protein product: MRHDRLSLLVVLLFGVLLIGASLLNIYFISTSREELTKTILLNPSSVKKYDHLIIGILPQPSDPFIANLYKGIQSTAEKYHQALQFFTYDMGSTVSTVPLSPEAYRYFEIALRVKPEGIIMFFPAGMNIGDFINQARAKDIPFVGVAMDVPPLPEARFITSDSASHGKAATIQALQTLGTHARLGIILPSRSSEIIQEDPFLRGALEAIQETGYGRIIATEREEENILAGEGAASRLLQDHPEINAILCTSARSTIGAAQVLIDRGLVGKILIIGADENEEITRLLEKGVVAVTLVRDAFRMGTLAIETLTSIKKGTYQGEILRVTTNIKRHGN
- a CDS encoding histidine kinase, with the translated sequence MKHHFRNRIVSNSIVIIFVLGLVTLYTTFSTMELVKSVQILFSKNVLLKTIDEDLKKTQQHLTEYLQAKNSESLKEYIKTSSRLLEFQNQLNRDIREDRLLLLERDLLLLIENYLTYSEQAVQAKRGRDVTTYVAAYEEAKRSENSITFILEKLNGLYLERALQSFSKYEQNMGLIVSLNLLLIFISFILSTTFTLRYSHIITEPLEKLSGAVEAISRGAYDIEIDTYTGDDEIGTLNQAFRNMQRSILEAFAELRNKAELERQLFEQQMQVLDYQHKLKDAELLALQSQINPHFLYNTLSAGWQLALSQEDEITAEFLEKLADFIRYALKPTNRMVLVSEEVDCAQKYIWLLKLRFKDRYLFDIQVDEAALARESPAMILQPLIENAIAHGLHDVEQGGTVFIRVWTEQHLLQYEVRDTGKGMDQTTIEKALAAAQAEGVLSYDHIGLHNVIRRLHLYTGGKENITIESAPEKGTRIVISIPQETLP
- a CDS encoding response regulator, with product MRRVLIVDDESPIISALELLIKRYFSQEYLVVGDAHNGREAIEKARELNPDIILIDVQMPGINGLEAIRSISQSGGTKAFVLITAYERFDIAREALRLGVCDYVLKPISRERLEIALRSASLFLERLSLIEEKELAFLEREQQFAEYVREAFFNHLLEGHLSPQDLKAFLSVFHLSCTHGAVGILYFLPAISHSTGELYIQASHTIQYKTTAILGPLVHQRYAPFFIPLPNSNETPLQSLVEPIKKELAGPLATGEIQMLIGSPGPLAEVDRLWQRVWNEFLQSPQGPSSSDEYTGESKPDELWPWVLDHEYYEAISHHYWTVAQKQFEEIIINLQKYHTMSPLGLYRLVSLLTYGITEAIQEGTIPRERGHALLSLEGLFSLYQKGLFQELGTWCHTQFQKLLQEVHVRREYSPTVRKILQYLEEHYQEPISLESVADLMDLSPVTVSRMLSEEVGQGFARTLIEIRLKRAKELLQEGDLSIKEISQACGYQDPNYFARLFKNYTGMTPREYGETKREEAHGT
- a CDS encoding substrate-binding domain-containing protein, whose translation is MGPKKVRGFLFFCCIVTCGVGLLTTCQRSDASRENRKPRIGLALDSLVVERWRRDMDSFVRAAQDLNAEVLLRVANQDASTQIQQVKELAQSGIDVLVLIPNDAEKLSEVVKQVKRKRIPVISYDRLVHNANVDLYISFDNERVGSLMAESAVAVAPRGNYVIINGAVTDNNSYMINRGFHSVLDPRIATGEIRLVAEIWPNDWISDEVKPRFEQLLAELKDTPLDVVLCGNDMLAETVISLLSENRRIPYTKVFGQDAELSACQRIAEGSQYGTIYKPIEPLALRAAAFAVMLAKKEPITTELKISDGTYQVPYFRLEPIMVTRERLAETVIKDGFHRYEEVFRNVLKVK
- a CDS encoding sugar-binding protein, coding for MKLVRGLFIALLSVAVIGGVFASGQGEAGKTQVGIVLPTKDEPRWIQDQTRFMDALKAAGFSAKVLFSQGDSAKEKANVEALISEGIKVLIICPHDGTAAAAAAEAAAKAGVKVISYDRLIRDTTAVDYYVTFDSFQVGAAWGKYLNQQVPAGSKGNNLYIYTGAASDNNAFIFFEGAWSELQPKIADGTYIVRNSDKAVALKDKAKLTRDEMAQIIGQTTTNWNFNDAKSKAEANLTAVGPEAKGTVYICAPNDGTARAIADAFAADKAVTKYYITGQDAEIASIQYIIDGKQSMTVLKDVRTLVKDAINAAVAYMKGQTPPVTAYYNNGKKDVPAKPTAIITVTKENVKKEIVDSGYWPADKFTGLK
- a CDS encoding sugar ABC transporter ATP-binding protein, whose protein sequence is MSGYILEMKNIVKTFPGVRALSDVTFSVKQGEIHCLVGENGAGKSTLMKILSGVYPHSEFQGQIFFEGREVKFNHIHDSEEAGIGIIYQELALVPEMMVYENVMLGHEKTRGLTIDMYEMIRETEELLKRVHLKVSPTTKIKDLGIGKQQLVEIAKALSRNVKLLILDEPTAALNEDDCENLLNIIRELKSQGVTCIMISHKLKEVLSIADTITVLRDGRTICTLDRHKDTVNEQVLIKHMVGRSIENIYPPRERSYTDEKVLEVRHWNAFDPKLGRPVLRDVNFYVRKGEVVGLAGLVGSGRTELARSLFGNPDGYIIEGELIFKGKKERFTHPQQAIKAGLAYASEDRKKNGLVLIQPIRSNITMANLDGVASRQGVVIDEKEIQVANEYVKNLTIKTPSIQQLVLNLSGGNQQKVSVAKWLFVNPSLLILDEPTRGIDVGAKYEIYTIINKLVSQGMSILMISSELPEVLGMSDRVYVVANGHITGELSREEATQEKVMELATQY
- a CDS encoding sugar ABC transporter permease, which translates into the protein MAYKELRLMIKNNIRNYSMYIAFVVIAVIFNILSRGNFLSSRNIANLLNQTGYIAVLAVGMTLIIVIRHIDLSVGFLAGFLGAVAAVLLTQAHFPVWLTIILVLILGAGAGLLTGTPVAILGIPAFVSSLAGWLIYRGALMLTTAATGTIIIPNESFNALGTGYIPELFPSETFLPGIHKTTLLIGFIVAIFAVYSMIANRRRKKAYNFEVIPPSAFVFQIIFVLAILAYITWILSGYNGLSWTFVIMMLVVFVYDFMTRKTILGRHIFAVGGNPEAAELSGINVKRITLFVFASMGFLAALSGILFTARLKSATPQAGTLFEMDAISACYIGGVSAAGGVGSITGSLVGALVYMSLMNGMNLLGTDISLQYIIRGIVLVGAVIFDVVSRKRRS
- a CDS encoding small ribosomal subunit Rsm22 family protein, which produces MMNLFPPLTAQQNHDLDLLLRVIEKALPLPARFKEELPRHVAELSALLTRDRSEREGGYLGRPHLQSAYLRYFLPWNVFRLVKLLSALPLSFQEEDTIIDYGAGPLTFTLALWIARPELRTMSLHIKCIDHTPSIMEAGKKVFTALVHATLGPQDGTSDVAVLPWHIHTIKGGLDVPLKGPTPALVCAINVYNELFWKKAEDAPVLAQRESRRLHGLCARNGSILVVEPGIPRSGHFCSLLRENFIQRGRSILAPCLHREDCPMPGPPRQKWCHFAFDTAEVPTALKDLSRKAHIPKERATMSFIFAGPVDLASQIALNEASNVPNTLKESPHSSRDLQGGGKKGFPLRSFSSSSLPIRVISDAFSLGPGLLGRYGCASCGLVLVRGTPASMAAYTSGNRLDASPAMMKKERDQKTGAPVVSLDAAKGP